A genome region from Leptospira stimsonii includes the following:
- a CDS encoding acyl-CoA dehydrogenase family protein has protein sequence MSATKTAVDQATAKKALSISAGVIEDVTKALAVRCSVNGKVSVDKMDANQLVQYQIAWLTAEQKIAEKFVDYAWDSSLGTGDLEQEMAVVFAAETVNHVRSEISSRPSEYGIKSSDLVSRIYNDEINKFLEEAMAIENYNEIAEKIVSKGSFGAYGLDDDHEMFRETFKKFAEDVVMPHAEHVHRHDDIIPEDIIGGLKDMGCFGLCIPESYGGIQPNDKPDNLSMLVVTEELSRGGLGIAGSLITRPEIMSKALLKGGTQAQKDKWLPLLASGEKMAGIMVTEPNYGSDVAGVSVTAKPANGGWVINGVKTWCTFAGYANLLLILCRTEADPSLKHKGLSILLAEKPSFPGHDFSYTQPEGGKIEGKAIGTIGYRGMHSFEVSFDNYFVPAENLLGGEEGRGKGFYFQMEGFAGGRIQTAARAHGVMQAALEAALRYAQERAVFQKPIFEYNLTKYKIARMAVILQASRQYSNHVAKLLDDHKGQMEATLIKFYASKVAEWVTREAMQIHGGMGYAEEYAVSRYFVDARVFSIFEGAEEVMALRVIAKSLMDQYAAG, from the coding sequence ATGAGCGCAACCAAGACCGCCGTTGATCAAGCGACCGCGAAAAAAGCTCTTTCCATCTCCGCAGGTGTGATTGAGGACGTTACGAAAGCCCTTGCTGTACGTTGCAGTGTAAACGGAAAAGTTTCCGTTGATAAGATGGACGCGAACCAGCTCGTCCAGTATCAAATCGCATGGCTTACAGCCGAACAAAAGATCGCAGAAAAGTTTGTAGACTATGCTTGGGATTCTTCCTTGGGAACGGGGGATCTCGAACAGGAGATGGCGGTCGTTTTTGCCGCGGAGACCGTGAATCACGTTCGTTCCGAAATCAGTTCGCGTCCTTCTGAATACGGAATCAAATCTTCCGATTTAGTTTCCAGAATTTATAACGATGAAATCAACAAGTTTCTCGAAGAAGCGATGGCGATCGAGAACTACAACGAGATCGCGGAAAAGATCGTCTCCAAAGGTAGCTTCGGAGCTTACGGCCTGGACGACGATCACGAGATGTTCCGCGAAACGTTTAAGAAGTTTGCGGAAGACGTTGTGATGCCTCATGCGGAACACGTTCACAGACACGACGATATCATTCCTGAAGACATCATCGGTGGACTCAAGGATATGGGATGTTTCGGTCTTTGTATTCCCGAATCCTACGGCGGAATCCAACCGAACGACAAACCGGACAACCTTTCCATGCTCGTCGTTACGGAAGAACTCTCCAGAGGAGGTTTGGGAATCGCAGGTTCCTTGATCACTCGTCCGGAGATCATGTCCAAGGCCCTTTTGAAAGGGGGAACACAAGCTCAGAAAGACAAGTGGCTTCCTCTTCTTGCAAGCGGAGAAAAAATGGCCGGGATCATGGTAACGGAACCGAACTACGGATCGGACGTTGCCGGAGTCTCCGTGACCGCTAAACCGGCTAACGGTGGTTGGGTGATCAACGGCGTAAAAACTTGGTGTACGTTTGCGGGTTACGCAAATCTTCTTCTCATTCTTTGCAGAACCGAAGCGGACCCTTCTTTGAAACACAAAGGACTTTCCATTCTTCTCGCGGAAAAACCGAGCTTCCCCGGTCACGATTTTTCTTACACTCAACCGGAAGGCGGAAAGATCGAAGGAAAAGCGATCGGAACGATCGGTTATCGTGGTATGCACTCCTTCGAAGTTTCCTTTGATAATTACTTTGTTCCCGCTGAAAACCTGTTAGGCGGAGAAGAAGGTAGAGGAAAAGGATTCTACTTCCAGATGGAAGGTTTTGCGGGTGGAAGAATTCAGACCGCGGCCCGCGCTCACGGTGTGATGCAAGCCGCTCTGGAAGCCGCTCTTCGTTACGCTCAGGAAAGAGCGGTTTTTCAAAAACCGATTTTCGAATACAATCTTACCAAATACAAGATCGCGAGAATGGCCGTGATTCTTCAGGCCTCTCGTCAGTATTCGAATCACGTCGCAAAACTTTTAGACGATCACAAAGGTCAGATGGAAGCGACTCTGATTAAGTTCTACGCTTCCAAAGTTGCGGAGTGGGTGACCAGAGAAGCGATGCAGATTCACGGAGGAATGGGTTATGCGGAAGAATACGCCGTTTCTCGTTACTTCGTGGACGCTCGCGTGTTCTCTATCTTCGAAGGCGCCGAAGAAGTAATGGCACTGAGAGTGATTGCAAAATCTCTAATGGACCAATACGCGGCGGGTTGA
- a CDS encoding DUF4476 domain-containing protein yields MNLFFNRVSFLLALIVVNFSLFAANQTTFTNIKVRIEKEGFSDGKLSVLRSEASRATFTATQVAELMDLFSFSGDKIKALTSLRNRIEDPENAYVIVERFSYDSDKKSAASLLDGIESALPKPPRVTKKTVCWGDGPGRYCYTEYIEQ; encoded by the coding sequence ATGAATCTTTTTTTTAATAGGGTATCGTTTCTATTGGCTTTGATTGTTGTGAATTTTTCTTTATTTGCGGCAAATCAAACGACCTTTACAAATATTAAAGTTAGGATCGAGAAGGAAGGCTTTTCAGACGGTAAATTGTCAGTTTTAAGATCAGAGGCATCGAGGGCGACTTTTACTGCGACCCAGGTAGCTGAGTTGATGGACCTATTTAGTTTTTCGGGCGATAAAATCAAAGCTCTCACCTCACTTCGAAATCGAATTGAAGATCCTGAGAATGCTTACGTTATCGTGGAACGTTTCTCTTACGACTCGGATAAGAAGAGCGCCGCGAGTTTATTGGATGGAATCGAGTCCGCACTTCCGAAGCCGCCGAGAGTCACGAAAAAAACTGTCTGTTGGGGAGATGGCCCGGGACGCTACTGTTACACGGAATACATCGAACAGTAA
- a CDS encoding adenylate/guanylate cyclase domain-containing protein: MKEIINWLSGSKSRDLDAKELLEELNEKLIESGIPVSRFFTSIPTMHPEVMVRSIIWTKEEETQMLLIPHGALSEPQYIDSPIYLIREGKKDFIRCKLVGPDADLSYPICIDLKERGATDYCIFPATFSLNVGSVVSWTTHAPEGFSDEQIDAFRSILSVLSLRLDLESRKFAVKELLEVYLGPNASKRVLSGEFRRGTGESIYAAILCADLRDFSSLSENNSPKRIVEILDHYFELTAQPIQEEKGEILKFIGDAILAIFPAKEDPYQACLSALNAAIKIKNSVKLWNQEHPDTQIHLGMALNVGDVVYGNVGAKDRLDFTVIGNAVNQAFRVESLCKDFGTSILTTEDFAEKIGKDQFEFLGARNLKGITGERNIFSPKE; the protein is encoded by the coding sequence ATGAAAGAAATTATCAATTGGTTATCTGGGTCCAAATCGAGAGACCTCGATGCGAAAGAATTATTAGAGGAACTCAATGAAAAGTTGATCGAATCCGGAATTCCGGTCTCGAGATTTTTTACAAGCATCCCCACGATGCATCCGGAAGTGATGGTGAGATCGATCATTTGGACGAAAGAAGAAGAAACACAAATGCTATTGATTCCTCACGGCGCATTGAGTGAACCACAATACATCGACAGTCCGATTTACTTGATCCGAGAAGGAAAAAAAGACTTTATCCGTTGTAAGCTGGTTGGACCGGATGCGGACCTTTCTTATCCGATCTGTATCGATCTAAAAGAAAGAGGCGCAACCGATTATTGTATTTTTCCGGCCACGTTCAGCCTCAATGTGGGAAGTGTGGTTTCCTGGACGACACACGCACCGGAAGGATTTTCGGACGAACAGATCGACGCCTTTCGATCCATCTTAAGCGTATTATCCTTACGTCTAGATTTGGAATCCAGAAAATTCGCAGTCAAAGAACTCTTAGAAGTCTATCTCGGACCGAACGCATCCAAAAGAGTTTTATCCGGAGAATTCAGAAGAGGAACCGGAGAATCCATTTATGCGGCGATTCTTTGTGCGGACTTAAGAGACTTCTCTTCTCTCAGCGAAAATAATTCTCCAAAAAGAATCGTGGAAATTTTGGATCATTATTTTGAACTCACTGCCCAACCGATCCAGGAAGAGAAAGGCGAGATTCTAAAATTTATAGGCGATGCAATTCTCGCAATCTTTCCTGCGAAGGAAGATCCGTATCAGGCATGTTTGTCCGCGCTGAATGCCGCAATCAAAATTAAGAATTCTGTAAAACTCTGGAACCAGGAACACCCGGATACTCAAATTCATCTGGGAATGGCGCTTAACGTGGGTGATGTCGTTTATGGAAACGTGGGAGCGAAAGATCGACTGGATTTTACGGTGATAGGGAACGCGGTCAATCAAGCGTTTCGAGTAGAGTCGCTTTGCAAAGATTTTGGAACGAGCATTTTAACCACGGAAGACTTCGCTGAAAAAATCGGAAAGGACCAGTTTGAATTTCTCGGGGCTCGGAATCTAAAGGGAATCACGGGAGAGAGAAATATATTTTCTCCGAAAGAGTGA
- a CDS encoding DUF5360 family protein — MNNLLPGLFLFTDIGFILYWLITGFHWIPESYLFKDYHNPILMDWNWSFLPLDLFVSFTGFYSLYLRKRKRVEWERIALISLVLTSASGLQAVAFWGFRSDFDLSWWIPNLYLLLYPIYFIYKLAFTSSLNRE, encoded by the coding sequence ATGAACAACTTACTCCCGGGACTTTTTCTTTTTACGGATATCGGCTTTATTCTTTATTGGTTGATTACGGGTTTTCATTGGATTCCGGAATCGTATCTCTTTAAGGACTATCACAATCCGATACTTATGGATTGGAATTGGTCTTTTCTACCGCTGGATCTTTTCGTTTCGTTCACTGGGTTTTATAGTCTTTATCTTCGAAAGCGCAAACGTGTCGAATGGGAAAGAATCGCGTTGATCTCTTTGGTTTTAACGAGCGCTTCCGGATTACAGGCAGTCGCATTCTGGGGATTTCGTTCCGACTTTGATCTATCTTGGTGGATTCCGAATCTATATCTTCTTTTGTATCCGATTTACTTTATCTATAAACTCGCTTTTACAAGTTCCTTAAATCGAGAGTAA
- a CDS encoding SDR family NAD(P)-dependent oxidoreductase: protein MNEPKDNSNANPSSEEIQRCIRLLETLAEKPELLTSIPEEERIALMIVSGKISRPDRNEIRIRNKTIKRSRRKEMVAQERKARALTGIRVARTATVFKAPLQIADQTDIWKSKDAPELTSPRNCYVCKKEYTKLHFFYDSMCLECGDLNYRKRFQIASLHGQVALITGSRLKIGYHSTLMLLRAGARVIATTRFPVDAALRFSKESDFKDWSDRLQIFGLDLRHTPSVELFASYIEETIDRLDILINNAAQTVRRPPGFYAHLIQAEQTEFHDLPSEARDLLKLHQDCKERLTSFGGQNLANETALPVSWNGKVPGVGIRSSAQLSQIPYSHDNSFELETVFPEGQMDADLQQVDLRKTNSWRLKLGEIQTSEMLEVQLVNAVAPFVLCNRLVSVMRRENTGQKHIVNVSAMEGKFHRFKKEDRHPHTNMAKAALNMLTHTSASDFAKDGIYMNAVDTGWVTDEDPVELSQRKQDLHDFQPPLDIVDGAARVCDPFFDGILTGKHWCGKFLKDYFPIDW, encoded by the coding sequence ATGAACGAACCGAAAGATAACTCGAATGCCAATCCAAGTTCGGAAGAGATACAACGTTGTATTCGTCTTTTGGAAACTCTTGCGGAAAAGCCGGAACTACTCACTTCGATCCCCGAAGAAGAAAGAATCGCATTGATGATCGTCTCTGGAAAAATTTCACGTCCCGATCGCAATGAAATCCGAATTCGAAACAAAACGATCAAACGTTCAAGAAGAAAGGAGATGGTAGCGCAAGAGAGAAAGGCGAGGGCTTTGACCGGGATTCGTGTCGCAAGGACCGCGACCGTTTTTAAGGCTCCTTTGCAAATCGCGGATCAAACCGATATTTGGAAGAGCAAAGACGCTCCCGAACTCACATCTCCCCGCAATTGTTACGTCTGCAAAAAAGAATATACGAAACTTCATTTCTTTTATGATTCCATGTGTTTGGAATGCGGGGATCTGAATTATAGAAAAAGGTTTCAGATCGCGTCTCTTCACGGTCAGGTTGCGTTGATCACAGGTTCTCGTCTAAAGATCGGATATCATTCTACTTTGATGCTTTTAAGAGCAGGCGCGAGAGTAATCGCGACCACTCGTTTTCCTGTCGACGCCGCGCTCCGTTTTTCCAAAGAATCGGATTTCAAGGATTGGTCTGATCGACTTCAGATTTTCGGATTGGATCTGAGACACACACCGAGCGTCGAACTTTTCGCAAGTTATATAGAAGAGACGATCGATCGTCTCGATATTCTTATCAACAACGCGGCGCAGACAGTCAGAAGGCCTCCAGGTTTTTACGCTCATTTGATCCAAGCGGAGCAGACCGAATTTCATGATTTACCTTCCGAAGCGCGCGACCTTCTGAAATTGCATCAGGATTGTAAAGAACGACTAACGTCTTTCGGTGGTCAAAACCTTGCAAATGAGACAGCCCTTCCCGTAAGTTGGAACGGCAAGGTTCCGGGCGTGGGAATCAGGTCTTCCGCTCAACTTTCTCAGATTCCGTATTCTCATGATAATTCTTTTGAATTGGAAACGGTATTTCCGGAAGGACAGATGGACGCGGATTTGCAACAGGTGGATCTCAGAAAAACGAACAGTTGGAGACTCAAGCTGGGTGAGATTCAGACCTCGGAAATGCTCGAGGTCCAACTCGTAAACGCTGTTGCTCCTTTTGTTCTCTGCAATCGTCTTGTCTCCGTTATGCGAAGGGAGAATACGGGTCAAAAACACATCGTGAACGTTTCCGCGATGGAAGGAAAGTTCCATCGTTTCAAAAAGGAAGATCGTCATCCTCACACGAATATGGCGAAGGCGGCGCTCAATATGCTGACTCATACTTCGGCGAGCGATTTTGCGAAAGACGGAATTTATATGAATGCAGTCGATACGGGTTGGGTTACGGATGAGGATCCGGTCGAACTTTCGCAAAGAAAACAGGATCTTCACGATTTTCAACCGCCCCTGGACATCGTAGACGGTGCCGCGCGAGTCTGTGATCCTTTTTTTGACGGAATTCTTACAGGGAAACACTGGTGCGGAAAGTTCTTAAAGGATTATTTCCCGATCGATTGGTGA
- a CDS encoding UvrD-helicase domain-containing protein yields MKSKIQYSQAQQTVIEENARFVQVVAAAGSGKTSTMVGIVDRILREKLFPEESILVLTFTKKAAGEISERIRKTTENDSIRVQTFHAFCLYALGRWHPRFQTQRPKVLAPEDKNIFYREFLKQKRFLVGGIPYELFWAENVTYIRENFPELLKELEFSYTLYKKENGLLDFEDLVTLFLEGLRSKEEWTFPAKRNLQKILVDEFQDTDLEQLSFLQSLSESASITVVGDDSQSIYSFRGATPEPFLKFKDFFSGAVIHFLNTNYRSLPEIIETSDIPIRKNKNRIEKKVLPSRKGKALVGKILMEETANLIPYLIRAIPSSGANVKILCRSNFRIGEYVRAGIPEEFLMTIHASKGLEFHTVFVDLSDGWNARPDSSPETIEEERRILYVGLSRAEDRLFVLGAAKNSRRETIENEFFSYFRKIKNVDPEDLL; encoded by the coding sequence ATGAAATCAAAAATTCAATACAGCCAGGCTCAGCAAACGGTGATCGAGGAAAATGCAAGATTTGTTCAAGTCGTTGCCGCCGCCGGTTCCGGTAAAACGAGCACGATGGTCGGAATCGTAGATCGAATATTAAGAGAAAAATTATTTCCCGAGGAATCGATCCTGGTCCTCACTTTCACAAAAAAAGCGGCCGGAGAAATTTCAGAACGAATTCGAAAAACGACGGAGAACGATTCGATTCGAGTCCAGACTTTTCACGCATTCTGTCTTTATGCGCTCGGTCGTTGGCATCCAAGATTTCAAACACAAAGACCGAAAGTACTCGCGCCGGAGGACAAAAACATATTTTACAGGGAATTTTTAAAACAAAAACGATTCCTGGTGGGAGGAATTCCTTACGAGCTTTTTTGGGCTGAAAACGTGACTTATATAAGGGAGAATTTTCCGGAATTGTTAAAAGAATTAGAATTTTCTTATACACTTTACAAAAAAGAAAACGGGCTTTTGGATTTCGAAGATTTGGTGACACTCTTTTTGGAAGGCCTTCGATCGAAAGAAGAATGGACTTTCCCAGCTAAACGGAATCTTCAAAAAATCTTGGTAGACGAATTCCAGGATACGGATTTGGAACAACTTTCTTTCCTACAAAGTTTATCGGAAAGCGCGTCGATCACCGTAGTCGGAGACGATTCTCAAAGCATTTATTCGTTTCGCGGTGCCACACCCGAACCGTTTTTAAAATTCAAAGATTTCTTTTCGGGAGCCGTGATTCATTTTTTGAACACGAACTATCGCTCGCTACCGGAAATCATTGAAACCTCGGATATTCCGATTCGAAAAAATAAAAATCGAATCGAGAAGAAGGTTCTTCCATCGAGAAAGGGAAAAGCACTTGTGGGAAAGATATTGATGGAGGAAACCGCGAACCTGATTCCGTATCTGATTCGGGCGATTCCTTCTTCCGGAGCAAACGTAAAAATTCTCTGTCGCTCCAACTTCCGAATTGGAGAATACGTTCGTGCCGGAATTCCGGAGGAATTTTTGATGACAATCCACGCGAGCAAAGGTTTGGAATTTCATACGGTTTTCGTGGATCTTTCCGACGGATGGAATGCGAGACCGGATTCGTCCCCCGAGACGATCGAAGAAGAAAGAAGAATTCTTTATGTCGGCCTTTCCAGAGCGGAGGATCGTCTTTTTGTGTTAGGTGCGGCAAAAAATTCAAGAAGAGAAACGATTGAAAACGAATTTTTCAGTTACTTCAGGAAAATAAAAAACGTCGATCCGGAAGATTTACTATAA
- a CDS encoding GAF domain-containing protein, which produces MAESLTITTGLSREKHYQELFPQLVSLVEGESDPIANLANLMAALKQTFGFFWVGIYFVRGEELVLGPFQGPIACTRIAKGKGVCGTAWESQKTILVPDVEKFPGHIACSSESRSEIVVPGFDLSGNVEFVLDVDSDMLDDFSDQDRIHLEMIASLIQKILQRKG; this is translated from the coding sequence ATGGCTGAATCCTTAACGATCACGACTGGCCTTTCCAGAGAGAAACATTATCAAGAATTGTTTCCACAACTCGTCTCCTTGGTCGAAGGCGAATCGGATCCGATCGCGAACTTGGCAAATCTGATGGCCGCGCTCAAGCAGACGTTCGGCTTTTTTTGGGTCGGGATTTATTTTGTAAGAGGAGAGGAGCTCGTGCTCGGTCCCTTCCAAGGTCCAATTGCCTGTACAAGAATCGCAAAAGGAAAGGGTGTTTGTGGGACGGCTTGGGAATCTCAAAAGACCATTTTGGTTCCCGATGTGGAAAAATTTCCGGGTCATATCGCTTGCAGTTCCGAGTCTCGATCCGAGATCGTGGTTCCCGGTTTCGACTTGAGTGGAAACGTTGAATTCGTCTTAGACGTTGATAGTGATATGCTGGACGACTTTTCGGATCAGGATCGGATCCATCTGGAAATGATAGCGAGTTTGATTCAGAAAATTCTTCAGAGAAAAGGATAA
- a CDS encoding DedA family protein, whose product MESLKFFLDFFLNLETHLDTIIQTYQSGTYVILFLIIFAETGLVVTPFLPGDSLLFAVGAFIARGSLDLTSTLVLLIIAAILGDTVNYSVGNFTGERILEKEKIPLIKKEHLEKAHRFYEIYGGKTIIIARFIPIIRTFAPFVAGIGTMTYVKFVAYNVIGAILWISIFILGGYFFGNLDFVKRNFKIVIFAIILISVMPAVIEYLKERRKGRI is encoded by the coding sequence TTGGAAAGCCTTAAGTTTTTTCTCGATTTCTTTTTGAACTTGGAAACGCATTTGGATACGATCATTCAGACGTATCAAAGCGGAACCTATGTTATTCTTTTCTTAATTATCTTCGCAGAGACCGGTTTAGTTGTGACTCCGTTCTTACCCGGAGATTCCCTTCTTTTCGCGGTGGGGGCCTTTATCGCAAGGGGGTCTTTGGATCTTACAAGCACGCTCGTCCTTCTTATCATCGCCGCGATTCTGGGCGATACGGTCAACTATTCCGTCGGGAATTTTACCGGTGAAAGGATATTAGAAAAAGAGAAAATTCCTCTCATTAAAAAGGAACATTTGGAGAAAGCCCACCGTTTTTACGAAATTTACGGAGGCAAAACGATTATCATCGCGAGATTTATCCCGATTATTAGAACTTTTGCACCTTTTGTCGCAGGAATCGGGACCATGACCTATGTTAAATTTGTTGCATATAATGTGATCGGTGCGATTTTATGGATCTCAATTTTTATTCTGGGCGGTTACTTTTTCGGAAACTTGGATTTTGTGAAAAGAAACTTTAAAATCGTAATTTTCGCAATTATCCTTATTTCGGTGATGCCGGCCGTCATCGAGTATCTAAAAGAAAGAAGAAAGGGTAGAATTTAG
- a CDS encoding DUF1577 domain-containing protein has protein sequence MEYLQKGTREMDIITSIEQKNHVLSKYLFDKELTLKIDPFDQKAVIKKILEGGDKIVVQLLNPEDTSGEKSFVLYMILAKYIQLECVLVQKLEKAHATLKVEKLAIAKKNRIHQRFPVKPGGVYVTNVISSKTIIEANMFNVPTLVKVNFEDYKNRLKQRSKDIINIETFKPGLDRKFEIVKKSQNFLLIENTLDPNSYKKNSPGRINFEKDVDDDLSSYIKQFKDQKIISELIVPIIYTNHANEKIPIGYIWVQSKEQNLTEQYVEELKNLSQDMVERIKESNTVKTAERFQILEASQGGIKVKIDNPHLIETLPKQDGFIFDIFFRMQAPFTVHGLIRWSKMDENNHLILGIELTAKSDLPGERARYEKNIQLLSKGQL, from the coding sequence ATGGAATATTTACAAAAAGGCACAAGGGAAATGGACATCATAACGTCCATTGAACAAAAAAATCACGTTCTTTCGAAATATCTTTTTGATAAAGAGCTAACCCTAAAGATCGATCCGTTCGATCAAAAAGCGGTGATAAAGAAAATTTTAGAGGGTGGCGATAAGATCGTAGTCCAACTTCTCAATCCGGAAGACACTTCCGGCGAAAAATCCTTTGTTCTCTATATGATTCTTGCCAAATACATCCAGTTGGAATGTGTTCTCGTTCAAAAACTGGAAAAAGCGCACGCGACTCTCAAAGTTGAAAAATTAGCCATAGCAAAAAAGAATAGAATACATCAACGTTTTCCCGTAAAACCGGGTGGAGTCTATGTCACAAACGTGATTTCCTCCAAAACCATCATCGAAGCGAATATGTTCAACGTCCCGACGCTCGTCAAAGTGAACTTTGAAGATTATAAAAATCGCCTCAAACAACGAAGCAAAGACATCATCAATATCGAAACATTCAAGCCGGGCTTGGACAGAAAATTCGAGATCGTTAAAAAATCGCAGAATTTTCTTCTAATCGAAAACACTCTCGATCCGAATTCTTATAAAAAAAATTCACCGGGCAGAATTAATTTTGAGAAGGATGTAGACGATGATCTTTCATCCTACATCAAGCAGTTCAAAGATCAAAAAATTATTTCGGAACTGATTGTTCCCATCATCTATACGAATCATGCGAATGAAAAAATTCCAATCGGTTATATTTGGGTTCAAAGTAAGGAACAGAATCTTACGGAACAATACGTGGAAGAACTGAAGAACTTATCTCAGGATATGGTCGAGAGAATTAAAGAGTCGAATACTGTCAAAACGGCTGAAAGATTCCAAATCCTCGAGGCTTCCCAAGGTGGAATCAAAGTGAAAATCGATAATCCTCATTTGATAGAAACCCTGCCCAAACAAGACGGTTTTATCTTTGATATCTTTTTCCGAATGCAGGCTCCGTTTACGGTTCATGGATTGATTCGCTGGTCTAAAATGGACGAAAACAATCATCTCATTTTAGGAATCGAATTGACCGCAAAATCGGACTTACCCGGTGAAAGAGCTCGTTATGAAAAGAACATTCAGCTTCTTAGCAAAGGGCAACTCTGA